A genomic region of candidate division KSB1 bacterium contains the following coding sequences:
- the gcvPA gene encoding aminomethyl-transferring glycine dehydrogenase subunit GcvPA encodes MPYLPCTDDERAEMLKAIGVTKFEELLTPIPEQLRLKEPLNLPAPLSEYEVTRLLAEMAQQNTTVNEAICFLGGGAYDHFVPAAVGHITSRPEFYTAYTPYQPEVSQGTLQAIYEYQSMICALTGMDASNASMYDGASALAEAALLAFNHTQRPEILVSRAVNPFYLQTIRTYCHGQGIEVHLVDLDDGATEVDNLKGLISEKTAAVVVQHPNFYGCLEEVEELGAVTHQAGALFITSNDPISLGLLQPPDSYGADIATGEGQALGTPLSFGGPYLGIFATKQELVRRMPGRIAGQTVDSEGRIGYVLTYQTREQHIRREKATSNICTNQALVALAATVYLALMGKQGLPTVAELCLQKSHYLAEEIAKIPGFRLRFARAFFKEFVIEAPLPADQVVDKLLAQGILAGVPLGRFEQAMAHCLLIAVTEKRTKAEMDRFVSALRQLAA; translated from the coding sequence ATGCCCTACCTGCCTTGCACAGATGACGAGCGTGCCGAGATGCTCAAAGCAATAGGGGTCACCAAGTTCGAGGAGTTGCTGACCCCTATCCCGGAACAGCTGCGCTTGAAAGAACCTCTCAACCTGCCGGCGCCCCTGTCCGAGTACGAAGTCACTCGTCTGCTGGCGGAGATGGCGCAGCAGAACACCACGGTGAATGAGGCCATTTGCTTTCTGGGCGGCGGAGCCTACGACCACTTTGTCCCCGCGGCGGTAGGACATATCACGTCGCGCCCGGAATTCTACACGGCCTACACACCGTATCAGCCGGAGGTGAGCCAGGGGACGCTGCAGGCGATTTACGAGTATCAGAGCATGATTTGCGCGCTCACGGGCATGGACGCCTCCAATGCCTCGATGTACGACGGCGCCTCTGCACTGGCCGAGGCAGCACTGCTGGCGTTTAACCACACCCAACGGCCCGAGATTCTGGTATCGCGGGCGGTCAACCCCTTCTACCTCCAGACCATCCGCACTTACTGTCACGGCCAGGGGATTGAAGTTCATCTGGTGGACCTTGACGATGGTGCCACAGAGGTCGACAACCTCAAAGGGCTCATCAGCGAGAAGACTGCCGCCGTGGTCGTGCAACACCCCAATTTCTACGGATGCCTCGAAGAGGTCGAGGAGCTGGGCGCGGTTACGCACCAGGCGGGGGCGCTTTTCATCACCTCTAATGACCCCATCTCCCTTGGTCTTCTCCAGCCGCCGGACAGCTACGGGGCAGACATTGCCACCGGAGAAGGACAGGCATTAGGGACGCCACTGAGCTTTGGCGGCCCCTACCTCGGCATTTTCGCGACGAAGCAGGAGCTCGTCCGTCGCATGCCTGGCCGCATCGCCGGGCAGACGGTGGACAGCGAAGGCCGGATCGGTTACGTGCTCACCTACCAGACGCGCGAACAGCACATTCGCCGCGAGAAGGCCACTTCCAATATCTGTACTAATCAGGCCCTCGTCGCCTTAGCTGCCACGGTCTACCTTGCCTTGATGGGCAAGCAGGGCTTGCCCACTGTGGCAGAGCTCTGTCTGCAGAAGAGCCACTACTTGGCCGAGGAGATAGCGAAGATTCCTGGCTTCCGTTTGAGATTTGCGCGGGCGTTTTTCAAGGAATTCGTGATCGAGGCGCCGCTCCCGGCTGACCAAGTAGTCGATAAGCTCCTTGCCCAGGGTATTCTGGCGGGCGTGCCGCTGGGTCGCTTCGAGCAGGCGATGGCACATTGCCTATTGATTGCTGTCACGGAGAAACGGACAAAGGCAGAGATGGACAGGTTCGTGAGCGCCCTACGTCAACTGGCCGCCTAA
- the accC gene encoding acetyl-CoA carboxylase biotin carboxylase subunit: MFKKILIANRGEIALRIIRACKELGIATVAVYSEADADSLHVRFADEAVCIGPPPAHLSYLNIPRIIAAAEVTNADAIHPGYGFLAENPRSAEICESSGIEFIGPSAATIAMMGDKAVAKKTMAKAGVPVIPGSDGTVNDKREALRVAEEIGYPVIIKAAAGGGGRGMRIVRRRQDFENAYMTARSEAEAAFGNPQVYIEKYFENPRHIEVQVLGDAHGTIVSLGERECSIQRKHQKLIEESPSPAVDGQLRRRMSRAALRGAKAANYRSAGTIEFLLDEDGQFYFMEMNTRIQVEHTVTEMVIGIDLLKEQIRLAAGGRLDTRIGDYRLRGHAIECRINAEDPDANFRPSPGRITGLHTPGGPRIRVDSHAYAQYQIPPFYDSLIAKVITHGRNREEAIGRMEWALEEFVIEGIKTTIPLHKRIMRDPDFRRGQYSTRFLEQFEKKGGL; the protein is encoded by the coding sequence GTGTTCAAGAAGATCCTCATAGCCAATCGCGGCGAGATAGCCCTGCGCATCATTCGCGCATGCAAAGAGCTGGGCATTGCCACGGTGGCCGTCTACTCCGAGGCGGATGCCGATTCGCTGCATGTGCGCTTTGCCGACGAGGCGGTGTGCATTGGCCCTCCACCGGCGCACCTCAGCTACTTGAACATCCCGCGCATCATCGCCGCTGCCGAGGTCACCAATGCAGACGCCATCCATCCGGGATACGGTTTCTTGGCCGAAAACCCCCGCTCTGCCGAGATCTGCGAATCCTCGGGCATTGAGTTCATCGGCCCCTCGGCCGCGACCATCGCTATGATGGGTGACAAGGCCGTGGCAAAGAAGACCATGGCGAAGGCTGGCGTGCCGGTCATTCCTGGTAGCGACGGGACTGTCAACGACAAGCGCGAGGCGCTGCGCGTGGCCGAGGAGATCGGCTACCCGGTGATCATCAAGGCGGCAGCCGGAGGCGGCGGGCGGGGCATGCGCATCGTGCGGCGTCGCCAGGACTTTGAAAACGCCTACATGACCGCCCGCAGCGAGGCAGAAGCCGCATTCGGCAATCCACAGGTCTACATCGAGAAGTACTTTGAGAATCCTCGGCACATCGAAGTACAAGTGCTGGGCGATGCTCACGGCACCATCGTCAGCCTGGGCGAAAGGGAGTGCTCTATTCAGCGCAAACACCAAAAGCTCATCGAAGAGTCCCCGTCGCCCGCGGTGGACGGGCAGCTGCGCCGCAGAATGAGCAGGGCGGCCCTGCGTGGTGCCAAGGCGGCCAACTATCGCAGCGCCGGCACCATCGAATTCCTTCTTGATGAGGATGGTCAGTTCTATTTCATGGAGATGAACACGCGCATTCAGGTCGAGCACACCGTCACCGAGATGGTCATCGGCATCGACCTGCTCAAAGAGCAGATTCGCCTGGCCGCCGGCGGAAGACTGGATACACGCATTGGCGACTATCGCCTGCGCGGCCATGCCATCGAGTGTCGCATCAATGCCGAAGATCCGGATGCCAACTTCCGCCCCTCGCCAGGGAGAATCACTGGGTTGCACACGCCAGGAGGCCCACGCATCCGCGTGGATAGCCACGCCTACGCGCAGTATCAGATCCCGCCGTTCTATGATTCGCTCATTGCCAAAGTGATCACGCACGGCCGCAACCGCGAAGAGGCCATCGGCCGCATGGAGTGGGCGCTGGAGGAGTTTGTCATCGAAGGCATCAAGACCACCATACCGTTGCACAAACGCATCATGCGCGATCCCGATTTTCGCAGAGGACAGTATTCCACCCGCTTCCTGGAACAGTTCGAGAAGAAAGGAGGGCTTTGA
- a CDS encoding sigma-54-dependent Fis family transcriptional regulator: MTTPDEYSALLSRLAEVGEALLPCQDLDALLDALIDGAVRLVGCCQASLMLFDAQMLRLTHERVRGFPASRSLEARLVLTEDVAKWMYEGGELLALAEEQGARFLMMFAPGEARHFRCELRLPFYVKGLLVGVLSLGQKGDGTDYGARELDALRVLMSQGVMCLERLLPQEQRMTGGQGKQARQRLIGFQVRGQEGEPELLGQSPAMQAVRQLIDEVAPRDVPVLIAGESGTGKELVARAIHRKSQRATCPMVTVNCAALPDALVESELFGHEKGAFTGACSRKMGKFEFAHGSTLFLDEIGDMSLAVQAKLLRVIELGTFQRVGGNDTLQVDVRLITATNRDLRQEINLGRFREDLYYRINVVEIALPPLRQRREDIPLLADFFVRRFARRYQKPLKGIDPRAQQRLVAYDYPGNVRELQNIIERAVILERGPYLTFHLVPFSPLEGKALVADSEHLTLEQLERRYIEQVMRAVGHNKSQAARILGIARKTLREKLVKYRIAPP; the protein is encoded by the coding sequence ATGACGACCCCTGACGAGTACAGTGCGCTACTGAGTCGGCTGGCGGAGGTGGGCGAGGCCCTCCTCCCCTGCCAGGATCTGGACGCCTTGCTGGACGCGCTCATCGACGGTGCAGTGCGCTTGGTTGGCTGCTGCCAGGCGTCGCTGATGCTCTTCGACGCGCAGATGCTTCGCCTTACCCACGAGCGGGTGCGGGGCTTCCCGGCGTCCCGATCGCTAGAAGCGCGACTGGTGCTCACCGAGGATGTGGCAAAATGGATGTACGAAGGCGGCGAGCTGCTCGCCTTGGCAGAGGAGCAAGGGGCGAGGTTTCTGATGATGTTCGCACCGGGGGAGGCGCGCCACTTCCGTTGTGAGCTACGTCTTCCTTTCTACGTGAAAGGCCTCCTGGTGGGCGTGCTCAGTCTGGGGCAAAAGGGAGATGGCACCGACTATGGCGCTCGCGAGCTGGACGCCTTGCGTGTGCTCATGAGCCAGGGGGTGATGTGCCTGGAGCGGCTCCTCCCACAGGAGCAACGCATGACTGGCGGCCAGGGAAAACAAGCCAGGCAACGGCTGATTGGCTTCCAGGTGCGAGGGCAGGAAGGGGAGCCTGAACTGCTGGGGCAGTCGCCGGCGATGCAAGCCGTGCGCCAGCTCATCGACGAGGTGGCCCCCCGCGATGTGCCCGTGCTCATTGCCGGCGAGAGTGGCACGGGCAAAGAGCTGGTGGCCCGAGCAATCCACCGCAAGAGCCAGCGCGCCACATGTCCCATGGTGACGGTCAACTGCGCTGCACTTCCCGACGCTCTGGTGGAGAGCGAGCTGTTCGGCCACGAGAAAGGAGCCTTCACTGGCGCATGTTCTCGCAAAATGGGCAAGTTCGAGTTTGCCCATGGCTCAACGCTCTTCTTGGACGAAATAGGCGACATGAGCCTCGCCGTCCAGGCCAAGCTTTTGCGGGTCATCGAATTGGGGACTTTCCAGCGGGTGGGTGGTAACGACACCTTGCAGGTTGACGTGCGCCTGATTACTGCCACCAACCGCGACTTGCGCCAGGAGATTAACCTGGGCAGGTTCCGCGAAGATCTTTACTACCGGATCAACGTGGTTGAAATCGCACTTCCTCCCCTCCGTCAGCGTCGGGAGGATATCCCCCTGTTGGCCGATTTCTTTGTCAGGCGCTTTGCCAGGAGGTACCAGAAGCCCCTCAAAGGCATTGACCCGCGCGCGCAGCAGAGGCTTGTCGCCTACGATTATCCCGGCAACGTCAGGGAGCTCCAAAACATCATCGAACGGGCCGTGATTCTCGAGCGCGGACCCTATCTCACCTTTCACCTCGTGCCCTTTTCTCCGCTGGAGGGGAAGGCCCTGGTAGCGGACAGCGAGCACTTGACCCTCGAGCAACTGGAGCGGCGCTACATCGAGCAGGTCATGCGCGCCGTGGGGCACAACAAATCGCAAGCGGCGCGCATCTTGGGCATTGCCCGCAAGACACTGCGAGAAAAGTTAGTCAAATACCGCATCGCCCCGCCGTGA
- a CDS encoding PorV/PorQ family protein: MKKTIVALVMLLAMAGIAGQALAGGVSKSAVLFLRIAPGARAAGMGESFCAVADDATAVYWNPAGLAFQKGREITLMHAKWLPQLADDLFYEFGAFRLPIEGLGTFGFNVTYINYGEQIWTGEEGPEELGRFTSYEFAVSAHYATKLNDNLGLGLSMRYIRSSLADVPIGAAKDPGKATAFSMDLSALYKAPWLRGLALGANLSNMGPKITYVDADQADPLPTNLSLGASYRLVDTEYNKLTLAVQGDKELVRRYKDGTSDPFYKAIFTSWTDDSFSEELKEWILGAGVEYWYANLIALRAGYHYDEIGKVKFPSFGAGIQYSLYRFDFGYVAAAEGHPLAGTMRFSLTIGF; encoded by the coding sequence ATGAAGAAGACAATCGTGGCGCTGGTCATGCTGCTGGCGATGGCGGGGATCGCCGGCCAAGCCTTAGCGGGGGGGGTGAGCAAATCGGCGGTGCTGTTCCTGCGCATCGCCCCAGGCGCGCGGGCAGCAGGCATGGGCGAATCGTTCTGCGCAGTGGCGGATGACGCAACGGCGGTGTACTGGAACCCCGCAGGCTTGGCGTTCCAGAAGGGGCGGGAGATCACCCTGATGCATGCCAAATGGCTTCCCCAACTGGCAGACGACCTGTTCTACGAGTTCGGTGCGTTCAGATTGCCCATCGAGGGCTTGGGGACATTTGGCTTCAACGTCACCTACATCAACTATGGCGAACAGATCTGGACGGGTGAGGAAGGCCCTGAGGAGTTGGGGCGCTTCACCAGCTACGAGTTCGCCGTGTCGGCCCACTATGCAACCAAATTGAACGACAACCTTGGCTTAGGGTTGAGCATGCGCTACATCCGCTCCTCGCTGGCCGATGTGCCCATTGGCGCGGCGAAGGACCCAGGCAAGGCCACGGCCTTCTCCATGGACCTGTCCGCCCTGTACAAAGCCCCCTGGCTGCGCGGGTTGGCGTTGGGTGCAAATCTCTCCAACATGGGACCGAAGATTACCTATGTGGATGCCGACCAGGCTGACCCCTTGCCTACGAACCTGTCGCTGGGCGCTTCCTACCGGCTGGTGGACACCGAATACAACAAGCTGACTTTAGCGGTGCAAGGCGACAAGGAACTCGTTCGCCGCTACAAAGACGGGACATCTGACCCCTTCTACAAGGCGATTTTCACTTCATGGACCGACGACTCCTTCAGCGAAGAGCTGAAGGAGTGGATCCTCGGCGCGGGTGTGGAGTATTGGTACGCAAACCTGATCGCCCTGCGAGCCGGATACCACTACGATGAGATCGGCAAGGTGAAATTCCCCAGCTTTGGCGCAGGGATTCAGTATTCGCTCTACCGCTTTGACTTCGGCTATGTGGCGGCGGCAGAGGGCCACCCCCTGGCGGGAACCATGCGCTTCTCGCTGACGATCGGCTTTTAG
- the gcvH gene encoding glycine cleavage system protein GcvH — protein sequence MEVPKDLLYTKDHEWLRVDGDVATVGITAYAAGELGDVVFVELPAVGTQTKQMDPFGTIEAVKAVSDLYAPVSGQVIEVNEALSDKPEVVNSDPYGEGWMIKIKIADQGELKNLLSPEAYQAQIS from the coding sequence ATGGAAGTCCCCAAGGACTTGCTGTACACCAAAGACCATGAGTGGCTTCGAGTCGATGGCGACGTCGCAACCGTGGGCATTACCGCGTACGCGGCAGGCGAATTGGGCGACGTGGTGTTCGTGGAACTGCCGGCCGTGGGCACGCAAACCAAACAGATGGACCCATTCGGCACCATCGAGGCGGTGAAGGCAGTCAGCGACCTCTATGCTCCCGTCAGTGGCCAAGTGATCGAAGTCAACGAGGCCCTGAGCGACAAGCCGGAGGTGGTCAACAGCGATCCCTACGGCGAGGGATGGATGATCAAGATCAAGATTGCCGACCAAGGCGAGCTGAAAAATCTGCTCAGCCCCGAGGCATACCAGGCGCAGATCTCGTAG
- a CDS encoding threonine synthase, whose translation MAQSFVRHLECARCGATYAASEVHNLCQCGSPLLVRYDLEEARARLRREGARPSDTGVWRYRALLPVTEARHMVTLGEGNTPLLKLERLGAQTGLGNLYLKDEGENPTGSFKARGLAVAVSKAKELGLTRGAIPSAGNAGGAFAAYAAKAGLTAHIFMPADVPAVFRSECSLYGATLHLVDGVITDCAQALRERAEQEGWFDFSTLREPYRLEGKKTMGYELAEQGGGQLPEVVIYPTGGGTGLVGMWKAFAELRQLGWLEGDLPRMVAVQAAGCAPIVQAFAAGAEQAHPWQGAETVALGLRVPQALGDFLILRVLRESRGTAVAVDDSNIIAALRELAAVEGVWACPEGAATWAACKKLVASGWIKPQERVVLFNTGTGLKYLEVVNPVPSRGRQRLRQPPRKKY comes from the coding sequence ATGGCACAAAGCTTCGTGCGACATCTGGAGTGTGCGCGATGTGGGGCGACCTACGCGGCGAGCGAGGTGCACAACCTTTGCCAGTGTGGTTCCCCTCTCTTGGTCAGATACGACCTTGAAGAGGCAAGGGCCAGGCTGCGGCGGGAGGGGGCACGGCCCAGCGACACAGGTGTGTGGCGGTACCGGGCGTTGTTGCCCGTCACTGAGGCCCGCCACATGGTCACCTTAGGCGAGGGTAACACACCCCTTCTGAAATTGGAGAGATTGGGGGCGCAAACAGGGCTTGGCAATCTTTATCTCAAGGACGAGGGTGAAAACCCCACCGGCTCGTTCAAGGCGCGTGGTTTGGCTGTGGCCGTGTCCAAAGCAAAGGAGTTGGGCCTCACGCGCGGTGCCATCCCGTCGGCGGGCAACGCGGGCGGTGCCTTCGCCGCTTATGCCGCAAAGGCCGGCCTTACGGCGCACATCTTCATGCCTGCCGATGTGCCTGCAGTCTTCAGAAGCGAATGCAGCCTCTACGGCGCCACGCTGCACTTGGTGGACGGAGTGATCACCGACTGCGCACAGGCCCTGCGTGAGCGCGCAGAGCAGGAGGGCTGGTTTGACTTTTCCACGCTGCGCGAGCCATATCGCCTGGAAGGCAAGAAGACCATGGGGTACGAACTGGCTGAACAGGGCGGTGGGCAATTGCCGGAGGTGGTCATTTATCCCACCGGAGGCGGAACCGGACTTGTGGGGATGTGGAAGGCCTTCGCGGAGTTGCGCCAGCTCGGCTGGTTGGAGGGAGACCTGCCGCGCATGGTGGCGGTGCAGGCCGCCGGATGTGCGCCCATTGTGCAAGCCTTCGCAGCTGGGGCTGAACAAGCCCATCCGTGGCAAGGAGCTGAGACTGTGGCCCTGGGTCTGCGCGTGCCCCAAGCGCTCGGGGACTTTCTCATCCTCAGGGTGCTGCGCGAAAGCCGCGGCACCGCCGTTGCCGTGGACGACAGCAACATCATCGCCGCCCTGCGCGAGTTGGCTGCTGTGGAGGGGGTGTGGGCCTGCCCGGAAGGGGCTGCCACCTGGGCGGCGTGCAAAAAGCTTGTCGCCTCCGGCTGGATCAAGCCGCAGGAGCGGGTGGTGCTGTTCAACACGGGAACTGGCCTCAAGTACCTCGAAGTGGTCAATCCAGTCCCCTCCCGTGGGCGCCAAAGGCTGCGCCAGCCGCCGCGGAAAAAGTATTGA
- a CDS encoding FG-GAP-like repeat-containing protein has protein sequence MRMRYRKPPFSNVFLLAQAVHLGLLAGTLVAATPPLRPQMVVTGAPEQDLLGLKSGQRGPRHLRILALRVQFQRDELATTTGDGTFDLRTATGVAIDPPPHNRTYFENQLRALAHYYRNVSNRMLTLSWEIWPQGEEESYQLPREMKYYSGSGDAAAKENGWAHLLADAVQAADSAGEIDFSQLDCLMVFHAGVGADFELDLDPTPYDIQSAFVNLSTLRAALGGGDPHYRGIPVNQGRAVVQEGIILPETESQEGYEIGLLGPMAMLFGAQLGLPSLNDTDKNRPGIGRWGLMDQGSMNLQGLVPAQPCAWSKVFLGWEEPVEVCGYQSSLPLAAALAKSAPRIYKVPIDAKEYFLVENRQRDVNRDGRVVCRDALGRRVEILEDGRLLPTGWSGTIVQVDEYDFGLPGSGILIWHIDERVIEAGYAENRVNVDAEHRGVDLEECDAAQDIGYYFGFPTYGYDAGDHWDPWWSGNESHKKANSSAEVIFGPSTMPNSRAYSGADTRIVLSSFSDLDSVMTFAVRHEALVPGFPRYFGAEQGSAGLAVAPLRPESDTTLIVAATHDGQLFAWYGDGSRVIVNDAKKCSVTLSGDTLCQEVALFAEWPQQMAGAPALGDVDGDGRVEVLAAFASGEAVAWHVVDGDHDGRADLASAIRMSSTPTSELMLVSGGKPCAYIGTVSGVLQAFSWQNGGLATEWSLPLFSEPVTGLAWTGQQVVATSAGGGVALVSGAGETVWRQSPRGSARWSEPILADTDGDGLQEVIVVQAYGTLFLLRLEDGALVSGPGPSRGPALSGAAAGDLDGDGTPEVVLATTTGLYGYEPSALVANDLSAPLSPGSPPELLPSPAVIGDVDGDGALEFVAYMPDKGVAAFAQRGKTSPELVFSVGEKVTVAPALHDLDGDGRLELLAMSSDGYLYAWRTDGRTEASSVPWPQYRGNASHHGRLVLPTVPKKKRGRLFVDKSVYCYPNPSAGDRVFLRYQLVEPVELVGIRVYDLLGELVAELRGTVHSTGDNEVEWRLDQVQAGVYLGRFEAVKGNTRQVEFVRIAVVR, from the coding sequence ATGCGCATGAGGTACCGGAAACCTCCCTTCTCCAACGTCTTCCTCCTTGCCCAGGCAGTCCATTTGGGCCTGCTGGCGGGGACGCTTGTGGCAGCTACTCCTCCATTACGGCCGCAGATGGTGGTTACCGGCGCTCCGGAACAGGACCTTCTGGGCCTCAAGAGTGGGCAACGAGGGCCTCGTCACCTCCGCATTCTGGCACTCCGCGTCCAGTTTCAACGCGACGAGCTGGCCACCACCACTGGCGACGGCACGTTTGACCTGCGCACAGCAACTGGGGTTGCCATTGACCCGCCTCCCCACAATCGCACTTACTTTGAGAACCAGCTGCGAGCACTGGCGCACTACTACCGCAACGTGTCCAACAGGATGTTGACCCTCAGTTGGGAGATCTGGCCACAGGGGGAGGAGGAGAGCTACCAACTGCCGCGGGAGATGAAGTACTATAGCGGCTCGGGGGATGCAGCCGCTAAGGAGAACGGTTGGGCACACCTGCTGGCCGATGCGGTGCAGGCTGCCGATAGTGCGGGTGAAATCGACTTTTCCCAACTTGATTGCCTCATGGTTTTTCATGCCGGGGTTGGCGCAGACTTTGAACTGGACCTCGACCCGACCCCTTACGACATCCAGTCGGCCTTTGTGAATCTGAGCACGCTCCGTGCTGCGTTGGGCGGGGGCGATCCTCACTACCGTGGCATCCCTGTCAACCAAGGGCGCGCAGTTGTGCAAGAGGGGATCATCCTGCCTGAGACGGAAAGCCAGGAAGGTTACGAGATTGGGCTGTTGGGCCCCATGGCCATGCTCTTCGGGGCGCAGTTAGGACTGCCCAGCCTGAACGACACGGACAAGAACCGGCCGGGCATCGGCCGTTGGGGGCTTATGGATCAAGGGTCCATGAACCTGCAAGGGCTTGTGCCCGCCCAGCCATGTGCCTGGTCAAAGGTCTTCCTCGGCTGGGAAGAGCCGGTGGAAGTTTGCGGCTACCAGAGCAGCCTCCCTTTGGCCGCAGCATTGGCCAAAAGCGCCCCCCGCATCTACAAGGTCCCCATCGATGCGAAGGAGTACTTTCTGGTGGAGAATCGGCAGCGGGACGTCAACAGAGACGGGCGCGTGGTGTGCAGGGACGCGCTGGGCAGGCGGGTGGAGATCCTCGAGGACGGACGTCTGCTGCCGACAGGCTGGTCAGGCACCATCGTACAAGTCGATGAATACGACTTTGGCCTCCCCGGTTCGGGGATCCTCATCTGGCACATTGACGAGCGTGTCATAGAGGCAGGCTACGCCGAAAACCGCGTCAACGTAGATGCCGAACATCGCGGCGTGGACTTGGAGGAGTGCGATGCCGCGCAAGACATCGGCTACTACTTTGGGTTCCCCACCTACGGCTATGACGCAGGAGACCACTGGGACCCGTGGTGGAGCGGCAACGAGTCGCACAAGAAGGCCAATTCCTCGGCCGAGGTCATCTTCGGGCCGTCAACGATGCCTAACAGCAGGGCTTACAGCGGGGCCGATACCAGGATCGTGCTCTCGTCTTTCTCGGACCTCGATTCGGTAATGACTTTTGCCGTGCGCCACGAGGCGTTGGTCCCTGGCTTCCCACGCTATTTCGGAGCTGAGCAGGGCAGCGCGGGACTGGCCGTGGCACCATTGCGGCCAGAAAGTGACACAACGCTCATCGTCGCGGCTACCCACGACGGGCAGCTCTTTGCCTGGTACGGCGATGGCAGTAGGGTCATCGTCAACGACGCGAAGAAATGTTCCGTCACGCTGAGTGGTGACACGCTTTGCCAAGAGGTGGCCTTGTTCGCGGAGTGGCCCCAGCAGATGGCCGGTGCGCCGGCCTTGGGCGACGTCGACGGCGACGGCAGAGTCGAAGTGCTCGCGGCATTTGCCTCCGGGGAAGCGGTTGCCTGGCATGTGGTCGACGGCGACCACGACGGCAGGGCAGACCTTGCTTCAGCAATTCGCATGAGCTCCACACCCACCTCCGAGTTGATGCTCGTTTCGGGTGGGAAACCGTGTGCCTACATCGGCACTGTCAGCGGAGTACTTCAGGCGTTTTCGTGGCAGAATGGCGGGCTCGCTACTGAATGGTCACTACCCCTCTTCTCCGAGCCGGTGACCGGTTTAGCCTGGACGGGCCAGCAGGTGGTGGCGACCTCAGCGGGCGGGGGTGTGGCGCTGGTGAGCGGCGCCGGCGAGACTGTGTGGCGCCAAAGCCCTCGAGGATCGGCCAGGTGGAGCGAACCTATCCTTGCGGACACGGACGGCGATGGGCTGCAGGAGGTGATAGTGGTCCAGGCGTACGGAACGCTCTTCTTGCTCCGGTTGGAGGACGGCGCGCTCGTCAGCGGGCCTGGGCCAAGTCGCGGGCCGGCGCTTTCGGGAGCGGCTGCAGGCGACCTGGACGGCGATGGGACGCCGGAGGTGGTGCTGGCAACCACCACGGGCCTGTATGGCTACGAGCCCAGCGCGCTGGTGGCGAACGACCTGAGCGCTCCCCTGTCGCCTGGCAGCCCACCAGAGCTGCTGCCATCGCCTGCCGTCATCGGCGATGTGGACGGAGACGGAGCTCTTGAATTCGTCGCCTATATGCCCGACAAAGGCGTCGCAGCGTTCGCGCAGCGTGGGAAAACTTCTCCGGAGTTGGTTTTCTCCGTAGGGGAAAAGGTGACGGTAGCCCCCGCTCTCCACGATCTTGACGGTGACGGCAGGTTGGAGCTTCTGGCCATGAGCAGCGACGGCTATCTCTACGCCTGGCGGACCGACGGCAGAACGGAGGCGAGCTCCGTCCCTTGGCCTCAATATCGCGGCAACGCCAGCCACCATGGCAGGCTGGTGCTGCCCACGGTGCCGAAGAAGAAACGAGGGCGCCTGTTCGTGGACAAGTCGGTCTACTGCTATCCAAACCCCAGTGCGGGGGACAGGGTCTTCTTGCGCTACCAGTTGGTCGAACCTGTGGAGCTGGTGGGAATCAGAGTGTACGACCTCCTCGGCGAACTGGTCGCGGAGCTACGCGGCACCGTCCACTCCACGGGCGACAACGAGGTGGAATGGCGGCTCGACCAGGTGCAGGCAGGGGTCTATCTTGGCCGATTTGAGGCGGTCAAAGGCAACACCCGCCAGGTCGAGTTTGTGAGAATCGCGGTGGTGAGGTAG
- the accB gene encoding acetyl-CoA carboxylase biotin carboxyl carrier protein — MKEAKLRKLIKLVEESDIEELEISSWGKSVRIRKFILDHRPTSAAPQARIEAPVVVEQLPVSAQTPPAAQAAPATQEVPAPPVAAPAEDIIEIKSPMVGTFYRRPSPEAEAYVEVGDIISPGKVLCIIEAMKLMNEIESEVSGRILKILVENAQPVEYGQPLFQVQKL, encoded by the coding sequence ATGAAAGAAGCAAAGTTGCGCAAGCTGATCAAGCTCGTCGAAGAGAGTGACATCGAAGAGCTGGAGATCTCCTCCTGGGGAAAGAGCGTCCGCATAAGGAAATTCATCCTGGACCACCGACCGACCTCTGCGGCGCCGCAGGCACGAATAGAAGCGCCAGTTGTGGTCGAGCAGCTACCGGTGTCGGCACAAACGCCCCCTGCGGCACAGGCGGCCCCGGCGACCCAGGAGGTACCCGCGCCACCAGTGGCAGCGCCTGCCGAGGATATCATCGAGATCAAGTCCCCCATGGTGGGCACTTTCTACCGGCGGCCCTCGCCTGAGGCCGAGGCCTACGTGGAGGTAGGCGACATCATCTCCCCAGGCAAGGTGCTCTGCATCATCGAGGCGATGAAGCTGATGAATGAAATCGAATCGGAGGTGTCTGGCCGAATTCTGAAGATCCTCGTGGAGAATGCTCAGCCTGTGGAATATGGGCAGCCTCTGTTTCAGGTACAGAAGCTCTAA